A DNA window from Pongo abelii isolate AG06213 chromosome 2, NHGRI_mPonAbe1-v2.0_pri, whole genome shotgun sequence contains the following coding sequences:
- the LOC100460476 gene encoding phospholipid scramblase family member 5 has product MASKDAQNQRRGLPGFLPGAPDPDQGLPASSNPGNQAWQPSLPLPSSFLPTVSLPPGLEYLSQLDLIIIHQQVELLGMILGTETSNKYEIKNSLGQRIYFAVEESICFNRTFCSTLRSCTLRITDYSGQEVITVNRPLRCNSCWCPCYLQELEIQAPPGTIVGYITQKWDPFLPKFAIQNANKEDILKIVGPCVTCGCFGDVDFEVKTINEKLTIGKISKYWSGFVNDVFTNADNFGIHVPADLDVTVKAAMIGACFLFDFMFFEHSLAGL; this is encoded by the exons ATGGCCTCTAAAG ATGCCCAGAACCAAAGAAGAGGTCTGCCTGGTTTTCTTCCTGGAGCTCCAGACCCAGACCAaggccttcctgcctcttccaatCCAGGGAACCAAGCATGGCAGCCGAGTCTCCCTCTGCCAAGCAGTTTCCTGCCAACAGTCAGTCTCCCTCCTGGTCTAGAATATTTAAGTCAG TTAGACCTGATAATTATACACCAGCAGGTGGAGCTGCTTGGAA TGATACTTGGTACTGAGACCTCCAACAAATATGAGATTAAAAACAGCTTGGGACAAAGAATTTACTTTGCAGTGGAGGAAAGCATCTGCTTCAATCGCACTTTCTGTTCCACTCTGCGATCTTGCACCCTGAGGATCACAGATTACTCAGGTCAAGAGGTCATTACAGTGAACAGGCCCTTGAGATGTAACAGCTGCTGGTGCCCTTGCTACCTACAAGAG TTAGAAATCCAAGCCCCTCCTGGTACTATAGTTGGTTACATTACACAGAAGTGGGACCCCTTTCTGCCTAAATTCGCAATCCAAAATGCAAACAAAgaagatattttgaaaattgttGGTCCTTGTGTGACATGTGGCTGTTTTGGCGATGTGGATTTTGAG gtGAAAACCATTAATGAAAAGCTTACAATTGGGAAGATTTCAAAGTACTGGTCAGGATTTGTAAATGATGTCTTCACAAATGCTGACAATTTCGGAATTCATGTTCCTGCAGATCTAGATGTAACAGTCAAAGCAGCAATGATCGGTGCCTGTTTTCTCTTT gaTTTTATGTTCTTTGAACATTCACTGGCTGGATTATAA